The Rhizobium sp. BG4 genome has a window encoding:
- a CDS encoding sugar ABC transporter permease — MVVRKATPAGMWSKNQRHWAPVLFLAPGALMFLVYVIAPVAQSVWISFHDWDGLGAMTWIGLGNYVELLGDDAFYTSLENNLIWLILYLLAVPAGLAAALFLNQTVAGIRIYKSLFFFPFVISQVVVGLIFTWFYAPNFGLFSALIHSLTGTEVAILADERFVTYGIIAAGLWPQIAYCMILYLTGLNNINPEQVEAGRMDSAKGWSLFWHIVLPQLRPATFIAVVVTVIGALRSFDLVSVMTAGGPYGSSRVLSYYMYEEALSEYGFRMGYGAAIAVVLFVIMMVFITFFLVRMIRQERNA; from the coding sequence ATGGTCGTCCGAAAAGCGACCCCAGCCGGCATGTGGTCAAAAAACCAGCGCCACTGGGCTCCAGTTTTGTTTCTTGCGCCAGGCGCGCTGATGTTTCTTGTCTATGTGATCGCACCTGTAGCGCAGTCGGTGTGGATCAGCTTTCACGACTGGGATGGCCTTGGCGCCATGACATGGATCGGCCTTGGCAACTATGTCGAACTTCTCGGTGACGATGCCTTCTACACTTCGCTCGAGAACAATCTTATCTGGCTGATCCTCTATCTCCTCGCCGTGCCTGCCGGGCTCGCAGCGGCGCTGTTCCTGAACCAGACGGTTGCGGGTATTCGCATCTACAAGTCGCTCTTCTTCTTTCCTTTCGTGATCAGCCAAGTCGTCGTTGGACTTATATTCACCTGGTTCTACGCGCCGAACTTCGGCCTGTTCTCCGCCCTGATACATTCGCTGACGGGCACCGAGGTCGCCATTCTCGCCGACGAGCGTTTCGTGACCTACGGCATCATCGCGGCCGGTCTCTGGCCGCAGATCGCCTATTGCATGATCCTCTACCTAACCGGCCTCAACAACATCAACCCCGAGCAGGTCGAGGCAGGGCGCATGGACAGTGCAAAGGGCTGGAGCCTGTTCTGGCACATCGTTCTGCCCCAGCTTCGGCCGGCGACCTTCATTGCCGTTGTCGTCACCGTTATTGGCGCGCTACGTTCGTTCGATCTCGTTTCGGTGATGACTGCCGGAGGACCGTACGGGTCCAGCCGTGTGCTTTCCTACTACATGTACGAGGAAGCTTTGTCGGAATACGGCTTCCGAATGGGCTACGGTGCGGCGATCGCCGTCGTCCTGTTCGTGATCATGATGGTCTTCATCACCTTCTTCCTCGTTCGCATGATCCGGCAGGAAAGGAACGCGTGA
- a CDS encoding beta-galactosidase, which produces MLGVCYYPEHWHESRWKADAERMRQIGISFVRIGEFAWSRLEPRRGDFQFNWLDRAIDVLHAADLKIVLGTPTATPPKWLMDDHPSIAPVDEHGRTRGFGSRRHYTFSSDVWWAQSRRIVEAVSKRYGEHPGVVGWQTDNEYGCHDTTLSWGAEDLIAFKRWLRLRYQSTDQLNEAWGSVFWSMEVNSFEEVCLPNMTVTEANPAARLDFWRFHSDQVAAYDKMQCEIIRRNSPGRWITHNFMGFVNDFDHWQVAENLDLASWDSYPIGFVEKFPFNETERDRWAETSHPDIAAFHHDLYRGVGKGRFWVMEQQPGPVNWAPWNPVPKPGMVRLWTWEALAHGAEVVSYFRWRQAPFAQEQMHAGLNLAGLDELSVGGEEAKIVGRELQEIGALPQTGQASVALVYDYETYWATMIQPQGKDFRYDELAFRWYEGVRRLGLDVDFVRPGASLEGYAVVLVPCLMHVSDEAYRALLRATGKVLYGPRTGSRDRNFKIPQNLAPGPLADLTGVRVTQVGSMRPGLSRSIDGRVSGLGTRWEEHLQTGANVLARFDDGRPALTQNNNHFYLSVWASENLLRSTLTQLCDEAGLKPQALPEHVRMRRIGNIQFAFNYGPQPHLLDHEFEFIIGASKIEGGDLAAWRTPDDTSQTASQSRP; this is translated from the coding sequence ATGCTTGGTGTTTGCTATTATCCGGAACACTGGCATGAAAGCCGGTGGAAAGCTGATGCCGAGCGTATGCGGCAGATCGGCATATCATTCGTCAGGATCGGTGAGTTTGCCTGGTCAAGACTGGAGCCCAGGCGTGGCGATTTCCAGTTTAATTGGCTTGATCGTGCGATAGACGTCCTGCATGCCGCAGACCTCAAAATCGTCCTGGGCACACCGACTGCGACGCCGCCTAAATGGCTTATGGACGACCATCCGTCCATAGCACCTGTCGACGAGCATGGTCGAACCCGCGGCTTCGGCTCGCGGCGACACTACACGTTTTCATCAGACGTCTGGTGGGCGCAATCGCGTCGCATCGTAGAGGCCGTCAGCAAACGGTACGGTGAACATCCAGGCGTCGTCGGCTGGCAGACAGACAATGAATACGGCTGCCACGATACGACCCTTTCCTGGGGGGCAGAGGACCTCATTGCCTTCAAGCGCTGGCTGCGATTGCGCTACCAATCGACGGATCAGTTGAACGAGGCCTGGGGCTCGGTATTCTGGTCCATGGAGGTCAACTCATTCGAAGAGGTCTGTCTCCCAAACATGACCGTAACCGAGGCGAACCCGGCGGCAAGGCTCGACTTCTGGCGATTCCATTCCGATCAGGTTGCCGCCTATGACAAAATGCAGTGCGAAATCATTCGACGTAACTCGCCTGGCCGCTGGATCACGCACAACTTCATGGGCTTCGTAAACGACTTCGATCACTGGCAGGTTGCGGAAAATCTCGATCTGGCGTCCTGGGATAGCTATCCCATCGGCTTCGTGGAGAAGTTTCCCTTCAACGAGACGGAGAGAGACCGTTGGGCTGAGACCTCTCATCCTGACATTGCCGCGTTTCATCATGATCTTTATCGGGGCGTGGGCAAAGGCCGCTTCTGGGTCATGGAGCAGCAACCGGGTCCCGTCAACTGGGCGCCCTGGAACCCGGTGCCCAAGCCAGGCATGGTCCGCCTCTGGACGTGGGAAGCGCTAGCCCACGGCGCTGAAGTCGTCAGCTACTTTCGCTGGCGGCAGGCGCCTTTCGCTCAAGAGCAGATGCATGCCGGCCTCAATCTGGCTGGGCTCGACGAACTCTCTGTCGGCGGAGAAGAGGCAAAAATCGTAGGGCGCGAGCTGCAAGAGATCGGCGCTCTGCCGCAAACAGGGCAGGCTTCCGTCGCTCTCGTCTATGACTATGAGACATACTGGGCCACCATGATCCAGCCGCAGGGCAAAGATTTCAGGTACGACGAACTTGCCTTCCGCTGGTACGAGGGCGTTCGGCGTCTGGGGCTTGACGTCGATTTCGTGAGGCCAGGCGCCTCTCTCGAGGGCTATGCCGTTGTACTCGTACCATGCCTCATGCACGTATCTGACGAGGCATACCGGGCGCTTTTGCGAGCGACGGGCAAGGTGTTATACGGCCCCCGTACAGGTTCGCGCGACCGCAATTTCAAAATTCCTCAAAACCTCGCGCCCGGTCCGCTCGCCGATCTGACCGGGGTCCGGGTCACGCAAGTCGGCTCGATGCGCCCCGGTCTCTCCCGCTCCATCGATGGGCGGGTTTCCGGGCTTGGAACCAGGTGGGAGGAGCATCTTCAGACAGGGGCCAATGTGCTCGCACGCTTCGATGATGGAAGGCCTGCGCTGACGCAGAACAACAATCACTTCTACCTTTCTGTTTGGGCCAGCGAAAATCTTCTGCGATCGACACTCACGCAATTGTGCGACGAGGCTGGATTGAAGCCTCAGGCCCTACCTGAGCATGTGCGCATGCGGCGCATCGGAAATATCCAATTTGCATTCAATTACGGGCCGCAGCCACACCTTTTGGATCATGAATTTGAGTTTATCATTGGCGCAAGTAAGATCGAGGGTGGCGACCTGGCGGCGTGGCGGACACCAGATGATACATCGCAGACCGCATCGCAATCGAGGCCGTGA
- a CDS encoding alpha-galactosidase codes for MTEIVTMTSGPLSLVIGLPTAGMPEIISFGLKAATGRIWRDDMRSSRVNGMDEAGPSAVLLPTGGLGYFGWPAISGHRDGRDFVLQFRDWKARHDGSTTTLHAVDPVAAIEIAINICMSNSGVLSMSTFLTNRGAEYTVDRCMAASFLLPQGEATLNYFTGMWGREFQSRSCRVDHSLWLQENRRGRTSHDKPPLISVEVGTQNLLFHLGWSGNHVIAVDVLDDGRRLVHLGELFEPGEIRLKRGATYSSPVAYACSDDACFHAFVRDELLLWPKGIMKPRPVMLNTWEGNYFDHRLDSLKAQADAAAALGIERFVLDDGWFGKRDDDTTSLGDWTVDSRKYPDGLTPLVDHVIGLGMEFGIWFEPEMVSPQSDLFRAHPEWVLQVDGRPLLLSRNQLVLDLSRPEVGEYLYGAISALLSKHAISYVKWDMNRDLTHVGGRDGTARTSAQTQAVYTLMHRIRSAFPHVEIESCASGGGRIDFGVLRYTHRVWTSDCTDALERLEIQRGASSLLPPEILGAHIAASPNHQTARRLSLSFRAIVALAYHLGVELDPVALSEDDRVELSRWIKLHKDLRPLLHAPDAQFRMAPEDGRYVWGAADNDRMAVFVAQGPQMVAEQPPPLRVPAPQHDDRSWRVKAIHPAEPDFIRVSDMQRRLLRGELSFSIPDLTELGLPLPMLRPESGLILELEPVAGVH; via the coding sequence ATGACTGAGATCGTCACAATGACGAGCGGCCCGCTTTCCCTCGTAATTGGTCTACCCACAGCAGGGATGCCGGAAATCATTTCCTTTGGGTTGAAAGCTGCGACGGGCCGGATTTGGCGCGACGATATGCGGTCGAGCCGGGTCAACGGCATGGATGAGGCCGGGCCTTCGGCGGTCCTTCTACCGACAGGAGGCCTCGGTTATTTCGGTTGGCCTGCCATTTCAGGCCATCGTGACGGACGAGACTTCGTTCTACAGTTCCGGGATTGGAAGGCCAGGCACGACGGATCGACGACTACTCTGCACGCCGTAGATCCGGTGGCGGCGATCGAGATCGCAATCAACATCTGTATGAGTAACTCTGGTGTCCTGTCCATGTCGACCTTCCTCACGAACCGCGGCGCAGAATACACGGTGGATCGCTGCATGGCCGCGAGCTTTCTTCTTCCGCAGGGGGAGGCTACGCTGAATTACTTCACGGGCATGTGGGGACGCGAGTTCCAATCGAGGTCGTGTCGCGTCGATCACTCGCTCTGGCTACAGGAAAACAGACGCGGGCGAACGTCCCACGACAAGCCTCCACTTATCTCGGTAGAGGTAGGAACGCAAAACCTCTTGTTCCATCTTGGATGGAGTGGCAATCACGTGATCGCCGTGGATGTTCTCGACGACGGCCGGCGTCTTGTCCACCTTGGCGAGCTTTTCGAGCCGGGCGAGATCAGGCTTAAGAGGGGCGCGACCTATAGCAGCCCAGTCGCGTACGCTTGCAGCGACGACGCCTGCTTCCATGCGTTCGTCCGTGATGAGCTATTGCTCTGGCCCAAGGGGATAATGAAGCCTCGTCCGGTCATGTTGAACACTTGGGAGGGGAACTACTTCGATCACCGTCTGGATTCGCTCAAAGCGCAGGCAGACGCTGCGGCGGCACTCGGGATTGAGCGTTTCGTGCTCGACGACGGCTGGTTTGGCAAGCGGGACGACGACACGACAAGCCTCGGCGACTGGACTGTCGACAGCCGCAAGTATCCCGATGGCCTGACGCCGCTTGTCGATCATGTCATTGGACTGGGGATGGAATTCGGCATCTGGTTCGAACCTGAAATGGTGAGTCCTCAATCCGACCTGTTCAGGGCTCATCCCGAATGGGTTCTTCAGGTTGACGGTCGCCCATTGCTCCTCTCCAGGAACCAGTTGGTTCTCGACCTCAGTAGGCCGGAGGTCGGCGAATACCTTTACGGGGCGATTTCGGCTTTGCTTTCGAAGCACGCCATATCATACGTGAAATGGGACATGAATCGCGACTTGACCCATGTGGGCGGCCGCGACGGCACGGCGCGAACCTCTGCGCAGACGCAAGCGGTGTATACTCTGATGCACCGCATTAGGTCGGCTTTCCCGCATGTGGAGATCGAATCCTGCGCTTCGGGAGGCGGACGGATAGACTTCGGCGTCCTTCGTTACACGCACCGGGTCTGGACATCGGACTGCACTGACGCGCTAGAGCGGTTGGAGATTCAACGCGGTGCGTCGTCTTTGCTACCGCCCGAGATCCTGGGGGCGCATATCGCAGCCTCGCCGAACCACCAGACGGCTCGTCGTTTGTCGCTTTCCTTCAGAGCGATCGTCGCGCTCGCCTACCATCTGGGCGTCGAATTGGATCCGGTCGCTCTCTCCGAGGACGACAGGGTCGAATTGTCGCGCTGGATCAAACTGCACAAGGACTTGCGGCCGCTGCTTCATGCTCCGGACGCACAGTTCCGGATGGCGCCTGAAGATGGCCGCTACGTCTGGGGGGCAGCGGACAACGACCGCATGGCAGTGTTCGTCGCGCAGGGGCCGCAGATGGTCGCAGAGCAGCCTCCGCCGCTGAGGGTGCCGGCGCCTCAACATGACGACCGCTCGTGGAGGGTCAAGGCGATCCACCCTGCAGAACCCGATTTCATCCGAGTGTCGGACATGCAGCGTCGTTTATTGAGGGGCGAGCTTTCGTTCTCGATCCCGGACCTCACCGAGCTGGGACTGCCGCTGCCAATGCTGAGACCGGAGAGCGGCTTGATCCTTGAACTTGAACCCGTAGCAGGAGTGCATTGA
- a CDS encoding AarF/ABC1/UbiB kinase family protein yields MTDRTRPVPQSRLSRLAALGKLAGGVAAGAVGEGLGRLARGERPHLSDLVLTPSNALRAAEQLSRLRGAAMKLGQMLSLDPGDILPRGLTAILAQLRENAHTMPLRQLEGVLRNAWGSNWRSRFARFDMAPIAAASIGQVHRARLATGRELAVKVQYPGVAKSIDSDIDNVAAILRMSGLVPANLDLGPLLAEAKRQLREEANYLREAEQMKHYRALLEDDPRFLVPAPVDDLLHETVLPMDYMAGSKIETLTDAPQQHRNLAVTALLDLVLKELFEFKLMQTDPNFANYRFQANTGKIVLLDFGATRQLAPDTAEQYQALLGAGLARDRTKIRQALLTMEFVSSAQIANHSAALNEIIDIVLRQLARHDRYQFDFSDRAFVKAIREKAEPIIADRNTWRVPPPDKLFVQRKISGTVLLAVTLQAKVPLEVMLDRYNPMNG; encoded by the coding sequence ATGACCGACCGAACTCGCCCGGTACCTCAAAGCCGTCTTAGCCGACTTGCTGCTTTGGGAAAGCTCGCCGGCGGCGTTGCCGCCGGAGCTGTGGGAGAGGGGCTGGGGCGTCTGGCGCGGGGTGAACGGCCGCATCTTTCAGACCTTGTTCTGACACCATCAAACGCCTTGCGTGCAGCAGAGCAACTATCGCGACTGCGAGGTGCAGCAATGAAGCTAGGCCAGATGTTGTCGCTTGACCCCGGCGACATCCTGCCCCGGGGACTTACCGCAATCCTTGCTCAACTTCGTGAAAATGCTCACACGATGCCGCTGCGTCAACTCGAGGGCGTGCTCAGGAATGCCTGGGGAAGCAACTGGCGATCCAGGTTTGCTCGCTTCGATATGGCCCCGATCGCGGCTGCCTCGATCGGTCAGGTTCACCGCGCCCGGCTTGCGACAGGTCGCGAGCTCGCTGTCAAGGTTCAGTATCCCGGCGTCGCTAAGAGTATCGATTCCGATATTGATAACGTTGCTGCGATCCTGCGCATGTCCGGCCTTGTTCCGGCAAATCTGGATCTCGGCCCCCTGCTCGCGGAGGCAAAACGTCAGCTGCGGGAGGAGGCCAATTATTTGCGCGAGGCGGAGCAGATGAAACACTACAGGGCGCTGCTCGAAGACGACCCACGATTTCTGGTACCGGCTCCGGTCGATGACCTGCTTCATGAGACTGTCTTGCCGATGGACTACATGGCCGGTTCAAAGATCGAGACCTTGACCGATGCCCCGCAGCAACACCGCAATCTCGCTGTAACTGCGCTTCTTGATCTTGTTCTTAAGGAACTGTTCGAGTTCAAACTCATGCAGACTGATCCCAATTTCGCCAACTATCGGTTTCAGGCCAATACAGGCAAGATTGTCCTACTCGACTTTGGCGCAACGCGGCAGCTTGCACCTGATACCGCCGAGCAATACCAGGCTTTGCTTGGTGCCGGCCTTGCTCGCGATCGCACCAAAATCCGACAGGCCCTGTTGACCATGGAGTTTGTTTCTTCTGCGCAGATTGCGAACCACAGCGCCGCGCTCAATGAAATAATCGATATCGTCCTTCGGCAATTGGCAAGACACGACCGTTACCAGTTCGATTTTTCAGATCGAGCCTTCGTCAAAGCCATTCGGGAAAAGGCGGAACCGATCATTGCAGATCGAAATACGTGGCGCGTGCCGCCACCAGACAAGCTGTTCGTACAGCGCAAGATAAGCGGCACGGTTCTGCTGGCGGTAACCCTGCAGGCCAAAGTGCCACTCGAGGTGATGCTTGACCGCTACAATCCGATGAATGGCTGA
- the folE gene encoding GTP cyclohydrolase I FolE, with translation MDAVVTKSELTPDPERPTQLEVEAAVRTLIRWAGDDPSREGLMETPRRVAKAYRELFSGYDVEPEDILAKTFSEVGGYSDMVLVRDIEFHSHCEHHMVPFHGVAHVAYIPDHGVLGLSKIARLVDLYARRLQTQETMTAQIAQALDESLRPKGVAVMLEAEHMCMAMRGIQKNGARTITTFFTGQFQMFASDQARFMQLARQR, from the coding sequence ATGGACGCGGTGGTGACCAAAAGCGAGCTTACGCCAGATCCGGAACGGCCGACCCAATTGGAAGTAGAAGCGGCCGTGCGTACGTTGATCCGTTGGGCTGGCGATGATCCGTCACGCGAAGGGCTAATGGAAACACCAAGACGCGTGGCAAAGGCTTATCGCGAGCTCTTCTCGGGGTACGATGTTGAACCTGAAGACATTCTGGCCAAGACATTCTCAGAGGTCGGTGGGTACAGTGACATGGTCCTCGTCAGGGATATAGAGTTTCATTCGCACTGCGAGCACCATATGGTCCCGTTTCATGGGGTTGCCCATGTTGCTTATATTCCCGATCATGGAGTTCTTGGACTGTCAAAAATTGCAAGGCTGGTCGATCTCTACGCCCGCAGGCTTCAGACGCAGGAGACGATGACGGCTCAGATTGCGCAAGCCCTGGACGAGAGCTTAAGACCCAAAGGTGTCGCCGTGATGCTTGAAGCTGAGCACATGTGCATGGCAATGCGCGGGATCCAGAAAAACGGCGCCAGGACCATAACCACGTTCTTCACCGGCCAGTTCCAAATGTTTGCGTCAGATCAGGCGCGCTTCATGCAGCTGGCGCGCCAGCGATAG
- the ugpC gene encoding sn-glycerol-3-phosphate ABC transporter ATP-binding protein UgpC, producing the protein MGAVTLEGVTKSFGSAAVIKGVDLDIADGEFCVFVGPSGCGKSTLLRMIAGLEDISSGKLAIDGKDMTRVGTVQRGVAMVFQSYALYPHMTVAENIGFGLKMTGHPKAMITERIRQAAVMLQLEALLDRKPSQLSGGQRQRVAIGRAIVRNPEVFLFDEPLSNLDASLRVQMRTEISKLHQDLKSTMIYVTHDQVEAMTMADKIVVLQAGLVEQVGTPMELYHRPKNMFVAGFIGSPKMNFLKAVASAIDGGIRVTLPGGASIDVAGSGAVRSGQEVTLGIRPEHLESQEGDVLLDGTVRLAERLGSETMLHITLTENSGITAKADGLSTARPGDKIAVAIPARACHVFDANGVAVINGDLTR; encoded by the coding sequence ATGGGTGCTGTGACGCTGGAAGGCGTGACCAAAAGCTTTGGCTCAGCCGCAGTGATCAAAGGTGTCGACCTTGATATAGCGGACGGAGAGTTTTGCGTTTTTGTCGGACCGTCCGGTTGCGGGAAATCCACGCTCCTGCGCATGATCGCCGGTCTTGAAGACATTTCGTCGGGCAAGCTCGCGATCGACGGCAAGGACATGACACGGGTCGGTACGGTGCAGCGCGGCGTCGCGATGGTCTTTCAGTCCTATGCGCTCTATCCTCACATGACCGTCGCAGAAAATATCGGATTCGGCTTGAAGATGACCGGCCATCCGAAGGCGATGATCACCGAGCGGATACGGCAGGCCGCTGTAATGCTGCAGCTTGAGGCTCTACTCGATCGAAAGCCCTCGCAACTTTCGGGAGGCCAGCGCCAGCGCGTCGCCATTGGTCGTGCGATCGTCCGTAATCCGGAAGTTTTTCTGTTTGACGAACCCCTGTCGAATCTCGACGCCTCGCTGCGTGTTCAGATGCGCACCGAAATCAGCAAGCTGCATCAGGACTTGAAATCCACCATGATCTACGTGACGCACGATCAGGTGGAGGCCATGACGATGGCCGATAAAATCGTTGTGCTTCAGGCTGGCCTGGTCGAGCAAGTCGGGACACCTATGGAACTCTATCACCGTCCCAAGAACATGTTTGTGGCGGGCTTTATCGGCTCCCCGAAAATGAACTTTCTCAAGGCGGTAGCATCGGCGATAGATGGCGGCATACGAGTGACGCTGCCTGGCGGAGCGTCGATCGATGTCGCGGGAAGCGGTGCGGTGCGCTCGGGTCAAGAAGTTACTTTGGGCATCAGGCCGGAACATCTGGAAAGCCAGGAAGGCGACGTGCTGCTCGACGGAACGGTAAGGCTCGCCGAACGGCTGGGATCGGAGACGATGCTTCACATAACGCTTACAGAAAACAGCGGGATAACCGCCAAGGCTGATGGCCTTTCTACAGCACGACCGGGCGACAAAATCGCCGTTGCCATTCCCGCCCGGGCTTGTCACGTCTTCGACGCTAATGGTGTCGCAGTTATCAATGGGGATCTGACGCGCTGA
- the trpB gene encoding tryptophan synthase subunit beta, producing MMQMLTHNALPDDDGFFGRFGGRFVPETLMPLLIALSEEWQKAKTDASFWQQLDMLSRHYAGRPSPLYYAERLTGRLGGPRIYLKRDELNHTGSHKINNCLGQILVAQRMGKTRIIAETGAGQHGVATATMAARFGLECVIYMGETDVERQAPNVFRMKLLGADVRPVRSGNGTLKDAMNEALRDWVSNIDDTYYLIGTAAGPHPYPEMVRTLQSVIGREAREQIVELEKRLPDLLVAAVGGGSNAIGLFHPFLADRDVAMLGVEPAGKGLDTSQHCASLTRGSPGVLHGNRTYLLQDEEGQINEGHSISAGLDYPGVGPEHSWLKDTGRVFYSSATDAEALNAFQFLSTIEGIIPALEPSHAIAEVMKIAPRMERDEIIIVNLCGRGDKDIFTVSGLLKLE from the coding sequence ATGATGCAAATGCTCACACACAACGCGCTACCGGATGATGACGGATTTTTTGGAAGATTCGGGGGACGCTTTGTGCCCGAAACGCTGATGCCCCTCCTGATCGCCCTGAGCGAAGAGTGGCAGAAAGCGAAAACAGATGCATCATTCTGGCAACAGCTCGACATGTTGTCTCGACATTATGCTGGAAGACCGAGCCCACTCTACTATGCGGAAAGACTGACAGGCCGACTGGGAGGGCCTCGTATCTATCTGAAGCGAGACGAGTTGAACCACACCGGTTCGCACAAAATCAACAACTGTCTCGGCCAGATCCTGGTTGCCCAACGCATGGGCAAGACCAGGATCATTGCGGAGACCGGTGCAGGCCAGCATGGCGTGGCCACTGCGACGATGGCCGCGCGGTTCGGTCTCGAATGCGTGATCTACATGGGCGAAACTGATGTCGAACGGCAGGCTCCCAATGTGTTTCGGATGAAGCTGCTGGGAGCCGATGTACGCCCGGTCCGCTCTGGAAACGGGACCCTGAAGGACGCTATGAACGAGGCGCTCCGCGACTGGGTCTCAAACATCGATGACACCTACTATCTCATCGGCACAGCCGCCGGTCCCCATCCCTATCCAGAGATGGTCCGAACCTTGCAATCCGTCATCGGGCGGGAGGCACGCGAGCAGATCGTAGAACTTGAAAAACGGCTTCCCGATCTATTGGTGGCCGCTGTCGGTGGTGGCTCCAATGCCATCGGCTTGTTCCATCCCTTCCTAGCCGACCGCGATGTGGCGATGCTTGGCGTCGAGCCCGCCGGAAAAGGTTTGGACACGTCGCAACACTGCGCCTCACTGACACGGGGAAGTCCTGGAGTTTTGCATGGCAACCGCACTTACCTCTTGCAGGACGAAGAGGGTCAAATAAATGAAGGACACTCGATCTCCGCTGGGCTGGACTACCCCGGGGTCGGCCCAGAGCACTCGTGGCTGAAAGACACAGGGCGCGTTTTCTACAGCTCCGCGACAGACGCTGAGGCTTTGAATGCCTTTCAATTCCTGTCTACGATCGAGGGGATCATTCCGGCCCTGGAGCCTTCGCACGCAATTGCAGAGGTGATGAAGATCGCGCCGCGCATGGAGCGCGACGAGATCATAATCGTCAACCTTTGCGGCCGCGGCGATAAGGATATTTTTACTGTGTCGGGCCTTCTGAAGCTGGAATAG
- a CDS encoding LysR substrate-binding domain-containing protein encodes MIVVIIAIACFYRAMPFRPSFRQLEYVIAVAEARHFGAAARRCHVSQPTLSVQVSAVEDGLGIQLFERTSSGVITTKTGEQFVHGARITLAAINDLLDAVGQSAKTLGGLIKLGTSPSFGPYFLPTFLPTIHAEFPELRIYITEDRPAAIESAVVEGILDCGIGPALTDNTLTFIPIGREKLYLGIPREHRLAGARVARVADLRGETLLALGSGNRLFENVRHLADASGAQIVDDYEGTSLDAIRHMMSIGMGCSLFPELYARSEFRQSEDVLLLPFVDWQETRTIGFYFRDGSGRKSHFEALARHGKNAARALGLLEA; translated from the coding sequence TTGATTGTTGTAATCATTGCGATAGCATGCTTCTATCGCGCAATGCCTTTTCGTCCGTCCTTTCGCCAGTTGGAATATGTGATTGCGGTAGCTGAAGCTCGGCATTTCGGTGCGGCTGCGCGTCGGTGTCATGTTTCCCAGCCGACGCTCTCGGTACAGGTGAGCGCGGTGGAAGACGGCCTGGGGATCCAGCTATTCGAGCGGACATCCAGCGGCGTAATCACGACGAAAACCGGTGAACAATTCGTGCATGGCGCCCGTATCACCCTCGCCGCAATCAACGATCTCCTTGACGCCGTTGGCCAAAGCGCCAAAACCCTCGGGGGTCTGATCAAGCTTGGAACCTCCCCGAGCTTTGGTCCTTATTTTTTGCCGACCTTTCTTCCCACGATCCATGCGGAATTTCCGGAGCTCAGGATATACATCACGGAGGATCGCCCGGCAGCGATCGAGAGCGCGGTGGTCGAGGGTATCCTCGATTGCGGGATAGGACCGGCTCTGACCGACAACACGCTGACATTCATTCCGATCGGGCGGGAAAAGCTTTATCTGGGAATACCCCGGGAGCATCGGCTTGCGGGGGCGCGGGTCGCCCGGGTGGCGGACCTTCGAGGAGAGACATTGCTCGCTCTGGGCAGCGGTAACAGGCTTTTCGAAAATGTCAGACATCTTGCTGACGCCTCCGGCGCCCAAATCGTCGACGACTATGAGGGAACGAGCCTTGACGCTATTCGGCACATGATGTCGATCGGCATGGGCTGCTCGCTCTTTCCCGAGCTCTACGCTCGATCAGAGTTTCGTCAATCTGAAGACGTTCTGCTGCTCCCATTCGTAGACTGGCAGGAGACGCGGACCATCGGGTTCTACTTCCGTGATGGCAGCGGCCGAAAAAGCCACTTCGAGGCGCTCGCACGGCATGGGAAGAATGCTGCGCGAGCGCTCGGGCTGCTTGAGGCCTGA